A genomic stretch from Arachis stenosperma cultivar V10309 chromosome 3, arast.V10309.gnm1.PFL2, whole genome shotgun sequence includes:
- the LOC130966735 gene encoding protein AGENET DOMAIN (AGD)-CONTAINING P1-like, which produces MRPPLKRVDFRPGDKVEVCSKEEGFLGSYYEATVLSRLETGRYVVRYKTLLRDDAVSEPLTETLFPRDIRPSPPKVYSRGEFSLYQAVDAFDNDGWWSGEITGRLGPHHYYVYFRTTNEEIAYPSNKIRVHHEWVNGDWILSQREQPQPQPLQNQQQHLGQQFN; this is translated from the coding sequence ATGCGTCCACCGTTGAAGAGAGTCGATTTCCGTCCAGGCGACAAAGTGGAGGTTTGCAGTAAAGAAGAAGGCTTCCTGGGCTCATACTACGAGGCAACCGTTCTTTCCCGCCTCGAAACCGGCCGTTACGTCGTCCGTTACAAGACACTCCTCCGTGACGACGCCGTTTCTGAGCCGTTAACCGAAACGCTCTTCCCGAGGGACATCCGCCCTTCCCCTCCCAAGGTATATTCCCGCGGCGAGTTCTCTCTCTACCAGGCAGTTGATGCCTTCGACAACGACGGTTGGTGGTCCGGCGAGATCACCGGCAGGCTTGGTCCTCACCATTACTATGTTTATTTCCGTACAACCAATGAAGAGATCGCTTATCCTTCTAATAAGATTAGGGTTCATCATGAGTGGGTTAACGGCGACTGGATTCTCTCCCAAAGAGAGCAACCACAGCCACAGCCACTGCAGAATCAGCAACAACACCTAGGTCAACAATTCAATTGA